A region from the Diadema setosum chromosome 17, eeDiaSeto1, whole genome shotgun sequence genome encodes:
- the LOC140240678 gene encoding uncharacterized protein, with protein MASSSVLTWVLSASMIAEAFGASADGQSGVVAAIAPVFLIAMAGCIIAVAAFSIHTLRQRSMMSRPSNEDKTSSTTVDIGALSPPSLTLNLDDDNILDLEDEEDDEEEDEESKTRRIVNLAQVMKSARYFRQSNGMDEFPYSPSCRRTASSSSLESTSR; from the exons ATGGCATCCTCTTCAGTACTTACCTGGGTCCTGTCTGCTTCGATGATTGCTGAAG CTTTCGGAGCTTCCGCCGACGGCCAGTCCGGCGTTGTGGCCGCCATCGCTCCGGTGTTCCTTATTGCCATGGCAGGCTGCATCATCGCCGTCGCCGCCTTCTCCATTCACACGCTCCGACAGCGATCAATGATGTCCCGGCCATCCAACGAAGACAAGACTTCTTCGACGACCGTCGACATCGGCGCTCTGTCTCCACCGAGTCTGACGTTGAATCTCGACGACGACAACATTCTCGACCTGGAGGACGAGGAAGACGATGAGGAGGAGGACGAAGAATCAAAGACGAGGAGGATAGTCAACCTCGCTCAGGTCATGAAGAGCGCCCGATACTTTAGG CAGTCAAATGGCATGGACGAGTTTCCCTACTCACCGTCATGCAGGCGGACAGCGTCGTCGTCATCACTAGAGTCGACGTCAAGATGA